From Camelina sativa cultivar DH55 chromosome 5, Cs, whole genome shotgun sequence:
TCTGGAAAGACATTTACTTCATCTGCAGCCCAACTCCTGTTTCTATTTGCTGTTGCTCTCTATGGACTTGCTTTTGTGCCGTCAAAAATGTAAGTATTAATTCCGAAAGTTTAGTTAGCACTACAGAGGATAGTAAACTTATTTTGTGACACCACAATTTTGGTGATGCATCcatgtatatatgtttctctTGTGAAATGTATATGCAGTTAAGTGATATAATTGCTTATTTTGACAGTTTGGGGTTTCAAGTCAAGAAAATACCCCCGTGGAGATTTGAGATCTCGGAGTCAGCTGTGAGAGATTTTAGCAAAGATGTCGTAGTTGTGTGGAACCACGGAGTTGGCCGTTTTAAATCCCTAAGCAGAGGAGGAGACTGGATCAAGTTCTTCAAGGTACAATTCTACTCTCTACACACTTATCCAGTGCCCAGCAAACATGACAGTAAACTCATTTCTCTCGTTTcctgaaaccaaaaaacagaTTGCAGGATCCCTATATCTCCTCAAACTGATCTTATCCCGTTCATTGGCAGCATTTCTTTTCACAGGTACttaaacaaaacttttgttttcacacttcATAAACATCAGCATCCAAAAATTGTCCTGTCCATAACATTGTCCGAACACTTTGCTGAACAGTGATGTCGTTCTCGTTCACTGCGTTCTTCATCTACGAGCAATACGAGCTTGAGCTCTATTACCTAGCCAGGATCTTCGTCGAATGCTTAACAGTTGTTAAAAGGATGGTGCCTGTTTCTGATGCTTCGGCTAAACCAATGTTCTTGTGAAGCTTCCAAAGTCGACTAAATGAACACCAACAGTTCCAGAGACTAATTGCAGTTATTAGATGTTTTTGTACAAACAATATGCTATGTTTCGGAATGTAATCTTAAGAGTGAGAGGGATgatgataatatataattaagataatttACCAATTTGCCATGACTACattaaaacgcagcgtttcgtTTCGGATTCCAAAAAGAAATagtaataatgaaataaaataaaggaaaagtTATCATCTATATATGCCCTTTAAAAGCCGCCGCTTCGACACCTTCTGGgcctctcctctttctctctctctcaatctaatcttcttcgtcttcgaaCTCTTATCTAGGGttatctcttctccttctctgttAGGTGGGTTGattttaaaactcaaatctctctctctttcttgcaCCACGTACTATACTGCTTCATCGTTCAATTCGTCTCTCGTCGAGATATCGAAATCTCATTACCGCAAAGGTAAAACAATCATCAATTCAGAAGGATTCGAATTCTTAGAATTATCGCCAACTGAAACCAAATCAACGATGGCGTTAGCCATGAAGCCATTCAAAGCCGATGATTCGGGTTTCAAATCGAATAATCTTTGGGTCGGTAGCCTTACGATCGAAACGACAGACTCAGATCTGACCGAGCTGTTTGGAAGATACGGCGATATCGATAGAATCACGGCGTATTCTTCGCGTGGATTCGCGTTTATATACTATAGACATGTGGAGGAAGCTGTGGCTGCGAAGGAGGCTCTTCAAGGAGCTGATTTGAATGGAAGTCAGATTAAGATCGAATTCGCGCGACCGGTTTGTTCTTATCTATTGCTCTCTAACTTTGATTGTCTTTTGTCAACGATTATTATACTGTTTTCACGAATTCATAGTCCAGGAGGTTCACATAACTTTGGTGTTGcttgtttagttaaaatttattttttgtgtgttgaaTCTGAGTTCATCTCGTACAAATCAAAGTCGAAacctagattttttttcctattatcTATCATAGCTGAAGGCAAAACCCGATCCGATCttaaaaaaagatagagaaaacGCAATTTCTCAAATTAGTTTGGTTTTATTCTACAACAACGTCTAACCAAACTCGCGCCAAGCGAAACCACAAAAGAGAGCTTATACGTGAAGAATTTGATgtcaaagcatatatataaacactctTATTCGAATGAGCTGCAAAAGAATACATCAAACACATCTTTCTCTCCGTTATGCAAAAGGTTGATGATTCAATTGTTGTCCTCTGCGATATCATTAGCGTTATCTTCAGACTTGTATCCGCGTTTAGCAGAGTCTGATTTCAGGTTCGCTCCAGTTGTTAAAATCTATCTCACAAGCTTGAGTATGACTAAATTGCGGAATTTGCAAAGGTGAAAAATTTGGAAGCTAGCATATCATCGATCATCAGCCAAAACAGATATCAAATTGGGAGTTTAAAGTTACAGTTTCCTGCAAAACCAAACTGTGTGGAGATTAGTCTACGGGGTACTCGAGATATCATCAACAACCGGCAGCGTATCGCCGGTATCGGTCAAATTCCTTAGTATCGGTGGCACAAATCCATATCAGTTATGGAGGAGTTTAGGGCATGCTTATCCTGGATGCTAcagtaaagaaaaattatgtggtTGTTAATTGGCTAACTCTACCAATCAGATACGTAAGATGATCGTCTTCTGGTGAAAGAGatgcttttatttttgaaacgcTCTTTCTGAAGAACAAAACGTGCTCCTCACTTCTTGCCCTACGTACATTCTAGGCTTTCCCAGTTTTGTTCCTCAAGGAGTTGAGTTCTTCACGACCATTCTGGGATTTGTATATCTACAGtgatcaagaaaaaaagattcattTGCAAGCAGACTCAAAATTCAATCTCTCCCGGCTTTAAGTACTTAATGGAGTGTCCAAGGTTTGGTTTATTGTCGACTCAGGCAACAATAAAGACAAGAATGCTTTGCAGAGAACGTTAATGTCTTGCCAGCTTTGAGATCGACATTCTTCTCCTGCAGACCATATGTGTGTTTAGTCTTGATAGACTGTTAACACTGATTGATAAGAGGAAGATGATGTTGTTAGTTTAGGATAGCAATTGATGCCAATTGGTGTCATAATGTAGTTGGaattatgtgttagtttgtgTGTTTAGTTTCCTTGATGTTTGAAGCTCTATTCTCTGCAACCTATCTGGGTATTATTATATCAACTTCTTATGTATGCGCCTTTTGTTGTTGCAGGCAAAACCTTGTAAGAGTCTTTGGGTGGGTGGAATCAGCCCGAGTGTCTCGAAGGATGAGCTGGAGGAAGAGTTCAGCAAGTTTGGGAAGATCGAGGATTTTAGATTTCTTAGAGAACGCAAGACAGCTTTCATTGATTATTATGAGATGGATGATGCTTTACAGGCTAAGAGCATGAATGGAAAGCGAATGGGTGGTAGCTATTTGCGGGTTGATTTTCTTCGGTCACAAGCGCCAAGAAAAGTAAGTGCCCTTGTGACATTTATTTCTGTTTACTTTAATAATTTGCATCAGACTTTTAGTGCTGAGCTCTGTCTTTTGCACCTAGGAGCAGTATTTACCCGAATCAACTGGTCTTTTGTGAATTCTTACAGCTTTGTAGCACCGTTTCATATTCCATAATAGTGTCTGCTCATCGTTTTTATTCTGAAATCAAGTTACTTTGTCTTTATCTTTAGGAACAATGGGCTGGCTCCTATGATAACAGGAATGGGAATATGAATCAGAAACCGCAGGTTAGTACTCGTAAAAGTTGAAAATAGTATGTTTCTTGTTAATGGTTATTTGTGTAGGTTTGGCTTTGACATTTTGGTATATTCTTACAGTATCCTCACTCATATGAAGATGGTAAAGGAGGTGTCCAGCCAAGTAAGGTTCTGCGGGTTGTGTACCCTCCTACTCTTCAGATAGATGAGCAAGTGCTACACAATGCAATGATACTCTTTGGTGAGATCGAGAGGATTAAAAGTTACCCATCAATGCATTTTTCACTTGTGGAGTTTAGAAGCGCGGAGGAAGCTCGCCGTGCAAAGGAAGAGCTACAGGGGAGGTTATACAGGGATCAGAGAATCACAATTATGTACTCAAACGATGAGCTGCCTCCTCAGCAAGATGATACTAGTTTTTACTCTGGTGTGAAACGGTCAAGGCCAGATATGTACAACAATGACCCGTCATTTGTAGCTTCTCCTCATTCTACTGGAATTCCTGGGTCTATGAGGCCCTTCAGAGGTAGCAATGAGCGTTCTTATAATGGTTCAGAATACAACGATGTTGTAGGCAAGGAGCCAAACTGGAGGAGGCCATCACCAAATGGAACGGGAATACTCCCATCTCCAACAGGGCCTGGAATCCTCCCATCTCCTGCACAAGGTACGAGGTCAAACCCTGGTTCTTGGGAAGGATATGATCCTGCTCAGTTGGACAGGGAAAGTAAACGAGCCAAAAGAGATGGATCGGTGGACGGTTTTACTCCAATGGGTGTAGATGAGAGGTCATATGGACGTGGTTCAGTTGCTGCTAGGCCTAACCGTGGTCACTCTGATTCTGACATGTGGAGAGGAATGATTGCCAAGGGTGGCACTCCTGTCTGTTGTGCTCGTTGTGTACCTATTGGAAAAGGGATTGAAACTAAACTGTGAGTACCCTTTACAGTATTTTAACCCTTCTAATGTTTTCATTCTTTTAGAGAGAACCACATATTTTCTTTACATTCTTGATGGAAGTTAGAGGTCATTATTTTAGGTAGTAAATTGTAGGATTGACTATTGCTTGTATAGTTTCTGAGATGTCTTGATTTACGTGGTGCTAATGCATTTATGATTTAACTGATGACGTTTCCTTCAATTGCtgactttggtttttttttaaattgatgtATAGCCCTGAGGTCATCAATTGTTCAGCAAGAACTGGTTTGGATATGCTCGCCAAACATTACACCGAAGCCATTGGATTTGAAATCGTTTTCTTCTTACCAAACCTGCAAGAAGATTTTGCGTCTTACACTGAATTTCTCCGCTACCTTGGCTCAAAAAATCGGGCAGGTGTTGCCAAATTAGATGATGGAACAACGTTATTCTTGGTGCCTCCATCAGATTTCTTAACTGATGTACTCAAAGTGTCTGGTCCAGAACGGCTTTATGGTGTTGTTCTCAAGTTGCCTCCGCCAGCTGTTCCTGTTGCAGCATCATACAGACATGAAACTCAGTACAATCCTCTGCCTTATATGGATCAAGCCCGGGATTCACCTGCCAATGCCAGTCACAGTTTATATCCTCCTAGGGAAAATTACAACATGGGTGCACCAGAACATTTGACAGCTCCTTCAAAACCATCCGTTAGCGAGCCTCTCAGAATACCTAACAATGCAGCGCCTCAAGCTGGGGTTAGTTTAACTCCGGAGCTTTTAGCGACTCTGGCATCTTTTCTCCCTGCAACTTCTCAACCTACTGCCCCCGAGAGTCACCAACCTTTGTCAGGCAATTCAACAGTTGTTTCCACAGTTACTCAATCCAATGGACTGTACAATGGAGAAGCACCGTCAAATCAGTCATTCCAACAATATGGAAATCAATACACTCCAGCCGGGCAACTACCTCCTCCTCCCCCTCTCCCTCTGCGTTACCCAGCAGCTTCAAACAACCCCAACTACTCTAGCGGAATGGTCCATGGCAACGTGCAATACCAAGGCCAATCTGTTAACATGCCTCAGCTGTCTCCGTTACCAAATATGCCTCATAATAATTATGCCATGTACACACAGGGTTCGTCAAATCAGACTGTTTCTCAGCCCATGACACAGCAATACCAACCAGAAGCTTCCATGCCAAACCAAAACTATGGTCGTCCAAGCTATCAGCAAGCTAATTATCATGCCGTTACAACAAATCAGGCGCATAACTTAAATCCTTCCCAATTCCAAGCTGCTATGCAACCACCAACTGACAAGGCAAACTTAGAGCCACAAAGCCAAACACCACAGTTGCAGCCTTTGCTCTCTGGGGCTGATCAAGGTACAACAGATGGGGAGGTGGATAAGAACCAGAGATACCAGTCAACACTACAGTTTGCCGCAAACCTTCTTCTCCAGATAcagcagaagcagcagcaacagtCTTCAGGTACTCCGGCTGGACAGGGGCCTTGAAACTAGCTCCACCCGCCATCGTAATCTTTAAGGTAAATCATCTCTATCTTCACCCTTTGTTTGATCACTGAGTTGAATGAGCATAAGCTCTGTTGATATTTGCATTTCTGTAGAGTTATCTGTGTAAAAGCTGAAGCATTTTAGTCTACATTTTTATATAGGGTACATGAACTTTTGTGAGAAAAACGTAGGATTGCTTTGTTGAAAATACATCTTTTATCTGTTGCTTGCATTGTCATTGTGGATGCCTACTTTGTTGGTTCTTTCTATGCTTCTACCATGAATCCAGCCTAATGGTATACATATGACATCTACTTTGGTATTCTTCTTATGACATGtaaattttgctttttattgAATTCCCTTTGTTTTTGTGGAGCTACGATGgagtgtgtatgtgtgtgtaaaCGGTTGGTTACTAGCATACCTTGGATTTGTAAATTTCGTAAATGTGATAAGAATATACTTTGTGATGATTAGGAGTTCTAATTGCTTGTATAGAAATATAACAACCTTTGCTTCAGCTTGCAAAACTCTAATACAAAAGATAAAGAGTTTCAGAATCTTAACTGCGATCATTAAAGAGCATACAAAGACGACTGATTGCAGAAAGCCAATTTGATAGACTTGAAAATGCTGTCCGAGAAAAACTCAGATGAACACAATCTGATGATACTCTTATCATTAACCAAACCTCTTAAATTACCAAGGAGAAAATAACAGATTCAATCGTGTGATTTGCCTTTTTATGAACTTAGAGAAAAGTGATTGAATTGGAGGAAGGAAGCTTAGAGAAGCCGTGTCACTAACTCATACCTGTTTTGAAACTGTGTAGGTGGTGGTTTGGGAGCTAAAAGCGGTAAAACTTGCCTGACCAAGAGAGAGGCGTTGTGCTATAGTAAGAAGTGTACGAACAAAGTCCTACAGAcgcaaaaaaagagaagaagaaggcttggTGCTCTTAGCTCATCCtcgtttttctttctttcttaggTTTTTTCCCTGCGGTGTTTAGATAAAAGAAAGGCTGTATAAATTGACTGtgaattttagattttcttttcttttcctaaatagtttatttttgttactctTATAAAACAAATCCTCGACATCATGTCAAAATTGTTGATGATATTTCAATGGAGAACCCAAGTTTTAAATCTACTTTCTCGTATGCCCCATTAGTATCATGTGAAAgttttacaaacaaacaaaacactagAGCTTACGTACATTtatttactataaaaaaaaaaactcagacaTACGATTTTGTTGAGTTTCATTTATGGTAAAAGTGAGAAGTTTGTTAAACTTTGGAGACTACATGAGGGAATAGGCAGGGCCTCCACCTCCTTCAGGCACCGTCCACTCTATGTTCTGCTTAGG
This genomic window contains:
- the LOC104785015 gene encoding flowering time control protein FPA, with the translated sequence MALAMKPFKADDSGFKSNNLWVGSLTIETTDSDLTELFGRYGDIDRITAYSSRGFAFIYYRHVEEAVAAKEALQGADLNGSQIKIEFARPAKPCKSLWVGGISPSVSKDELEEEFSKFGKIEDFRFLRERKTAFIDYYEMDDALQAKSMNGKRMGGSYLRVDFLRSQAPRKEQWAGSYDNRNGNMNQKPQYPHSYEDGKGGVQPSKVLRVVYPPTLQIDEQVLHNAMILFGEIERIKSYPSMHFSLVEFRSAEEARRAKEELQGRLYRDQRITIMYSNDELPPQQDDTSFYSGVKRSRPDMYNNDPSFVASPHSTGIPGSMRPFRGSNERSYNGSEYNDVVGKEPNWRRPSPNGTGILPSPTGPGILPSPAQGTRSNPGSWEGYDPAQLDRESKRAKRDGSVDGFTPMGVDERSYGRGSVAARPNRGHSDSDMWRGMIAKGGTPVCCARCVPIGKGIETKLPEVINCSARTGLDMLAKHYTEAIGFEIVFFLPNLQEDFASYTEFLRYLGSKNRAGVAKLDDGTTLFLVPPSDFLTDVLKVSGPERLYGVVLKLPPPAVPVAASYRHETQYNPLPYMDQARDSPANASHSLYPPRENYNMGAPEHLTAPSKPSVSEPLRIPNNAAPQAGVSLTPELLATLASFLPATSQPTAPESHQPLSGNSTVVSTVTQSNGLYNGEAPSNQSFQQYGNQYTPAGQLPPPPPLPLRYPAASNNPNYSSGMVHGNVQYQGQSVNMPQLSPLPNMPHNNYAMYTQGSSNQTVSQPMTQQYQPEASMPNQNYGRPSYQQANYHAVTTNQAHNLNPSQFQAAMQPPTDKANLEPQSQTPQLQPLLSGADQGTTDGEVDKNQRYQSTLQFAANLLLQIQQKQQQQSSGTPAGQGP